The window GGTCGGTGAAACCGTAGGTCCGGGCGAGGGAGCCGCTGGAGAGCGAGTCGCCGTTGAAGCGGGCGACCTCGGGGTCGGCGGCGAGGGCGGCGACGGCCCGGCCGACGTAGCGGGGCGTCTCGGAGATGGCGAAGTGGGGGACGCGGTCGAGGGCGTCGCGCCAGGTGTCCTCGGTGACGCCGAACCCGTCGAGCATCATCTCCGAGCGGAGCCAGCCCGGGGTGAGCGCGACGGCGGTGGCGCCGCGCGGGCCGAGTTCGTGGCCGAGGGCGAACGCCATGCGCAGGACGGAGGCCTTGGCGAGGTCGTAGAAGAAGGAGTTGCGGTAGTGGGCGCCGTTGTACTCGGCCGTGCCGTCGGTCATCTCCACGACCAGGCCGCCGGGGTGGCGCAGCAGCAGGGGCAGGGCGAGGTGGTTGGTGATGGCGTGGGTCTCGACGGCGAGGCGCAGGAGCCGCAGTCCGTTGTCGAGGTCGTGCTCCCACACCGGGGTGTCCCACTCGAAGAGTTTCTCACCGCCCCAGACGTCGTTGACGAGGACGTCGAGCCGCCCGCTCTCCTCGGCGATCCGGTCCACCAGGGTGCGGACCTGCGCGGGCCGGAGATGGTCGGTGGGTACGGCGATGCCGTGGCCGCCCGCCTCGGTGACCAGGTCGGCGGTGTCCTCCAGGGTTTCCGGGCGGTCGTACTCGGAGCGCCGCTCCCGCGTGGAACGGCCCGTCACGTACACCGTCGCCCCGGCCGCCCCCAGTTCCACGGCGATTCCGCGGCCCGCTCCGCGCGAGGCTCCGGCGACCAGTGCGACCTTGCCGTCCAGCGGCTTCGGCATGTCCGACCTCCTGTGTGTGGCTGCCACCTTGGAGGACACGGGGGGTTCCGGTGTCCTCGACACGAGGGTGTCGTGGAAGCCGGACATCTTGTGTCGGGTTTTCGGTGGGGCACCGAATAGCTCGGCCGTTCGGGTGAATGGGCGGCCGCGGGTTCGCTCGGGTTTCTCGCGCAGTTCCCCGCGCCCCTTGAGGGCGCGGGGTGCTGGACTCTCCTGATCAGTGGCCCCGGTTGATCCACTCCTCCAGGTGCGGGGCCTCCGCCCCGATCGTCGTCGTGTCGCCGTGGCCGGTGCGGACGACCGTGTCGGGCGGAAGGGCGAGCAGACGGTCGCGGATGGAGTCGATGATCGTCGGGAAGTGGGAGTACGAACGGCCGGTGGCGCCGGGGCCGCCGGAGAAGAGGGTGTCGCCGCTGAAGACCGTGCCGAGGCCCGGGTCGTACAGGCAGACGGCGCCGGGCGCGTGGCCGGGGGTGTGCAGGACGGTCAGGTCGGCGCCGGCGGCCTCGATGACCTGCCCGTCGGCCAGCCAGTGGTCGGGCAGCCGGTCGGGGTGGGTCTGCTTCCACAGCGGCAGGTCGTCCGGATGGAGCCAGATCGGCGCACCGGTGCGCTCGGCGAGGGCAGGGGCCGCGTCGATGTGGTCGTTGTGGGCGTGGGTGCAGATGATGGCCGCCAGTCGGCGCTCGCCCACGGCCTCGGCGATGGCGTCGGCGTCGTGGGCGGCGTCGATGACGACGACCT is drawn from Streptomyces bottropensis ATCC 25435 and contains these coding sequences:
- a CDS encoding SDR family oxidoreductase; translated protein: MPKPLDGKVALVAGASRGAGRGIAVELGAAGATVYVTGRSTRERRSEYDRPETLEDTADLVTEAGGHGIAVPTDHLRPAQVRTLVDRIAEESGRLDVLVNDVWGGEKLFEWDTPVWEHDLDNGLRLLRLAVETHAITNHLALPLLLRHPGGLVVEMTDGTAEYNGAHYRNSFFYDLAKASVLRMAFALGHELGPRGATAVALTPGWLRSEMMLDGFGVTEDTWRDALDRVPHFAISETPRYVGRAVAALAADPEVARFNGDSLSSGSLARTYGFTDLDGSRPDAWRYVVEVQDTGKPADTAGYR
- a CDS encoding MBL fold metallo-hydrolase, whose amino-acid sequence is MAARIEHLVTSGRFSLDGGTWDVDNNVWLVGDDHEVVVIDAAHDADAIAEAVGERRLAAIICTHAHNDHIDAAPALAERTGAPIWLHPDDLPLWKQTHPDRLPDHWLADGQVIEAAGADLTVLHTPGHAPGAVCLYDPGLGTVFSGDTLFSGGPGATGRSYSHFPTIIDSIRDRLLALPPDTVVRTGHGDTTTIGAEAPHLEEWINRGH